The Humulus lupulus chromosome 4, drHumLupu1.1, whole genome shotgun sequence genome has a window encoding:
- the LOC133830984 gene encoding exocyst complex component EXO70H1-like, translated as MPRKGMRSICFNPKTPSLSISRYGTTTTASSSPSSQRTTPASTPTRRQSLFPDSMMDQIVESAAVLILKWDPESSSYAKVTSLFYESKVEAQQFIHCVNDLQKAMHFLVTEDSSSEKLILCQSLMQVAMKRLQKEFYQILSMNRAYLDPESVSTRSSRASARSSTSDYDEDGGATTDDEIRVASDSISDVEQVSSVAMDELKSIAECMISAGYAKECISIYKIIRKSIIDEGIYRMGVEKLSSSQINKTDWEVLELRIKNWLEAVKVSMRTLFNGERILCDHVFAASDSIRESCFLDISKEGALLLFGFPELVAKSKRTPEKMFRILDMYNSIFENWPEIEAIFSFESTAVVRTQAFNSLVKLAEFVRAVLSDFEASIQKDSSKSAPAQGASVHRLTIYVMNYLSLLADYSNVLIDIFRDWPPPMNFSLPESFFDSSDSEDSQVPAMSLRVAWLILVLLCKLDGKAKQYDDVSLSYLFLANNLQHIITKVRTSNLQYLLGDEWTAKHETKVKQFAASYERLGWGHVIAAIPEISNPTAVMTPEEAKTVFRNFNASFEEAYRKQRASVVPNQKLRDEIKVSLARKVVSNYREFYETHRLRVGNGEREIKSYVKYTPEDVGNYISDLFFGMTESESSSASSSPSSSPRWRHWRIR; from the coding sequence ATGCCGAGGAAAGGAATGAGGAGCATTTGCTTTAACCCCAAAACGCCGTCGCTTTCAATATCTCGGTACGGCACTACTACGACAGCTTCGTCGTCTCCGTCGTCGCAAAGGACTACTCCGGCATCGACTCCCACTCGGCGGCAGAGCTTATTCCCCGACTCCATGATGGACCAGATAGTCGAATCTGCTGCAGTGTTGATCTTGAAATGGGATCCAGAGTCGTCTAGCTACGCTAAAGTGACTTCTCTCTTTTACGAGAGCAAAGTTGAAGCTCAGCAGTTCATCCACTGTGTTAACGATCTCCAGAAAGCCATGCATTTCTTGGTCACCGAAGATTCTTCATCGGAGAAACTCATTCTCTGTCAGAGTCTTATGCAGGTTGCCATGAAGAGACTCCAAAAAGAGTTTTACCAGATTCTCTCCATGAATCGTGCTTACTTGGATCCTGAGTCAGTTTCTACTCGTTCCTCACGCGCTTCCGCCAGATCAAGCACCTCCGATTACGACGAAGACGGTGGCGCCACTACTGATGATGAAATTCGTGTCGCAAGCGATTCCATCTCCGACGTCGAACAGGTCTCTTCTGTTGCCATGGACGAGTTGAAATCCATCGCCGAATGCATGATCTCTGCGGGTTATGCTAAAGAGTGCATAAGCATAtacaaaataataagaaaatcgATCATCGATGAAGGCATATATCGAATGGGAGTAGAGAAATTAAGCTCGTCTCAGATCAATAAGACGGATTGGGAAGTACTTGAACTGAGGATCAAGAATTGGTTAGAAGCAGTGAAAGTCTCGATGAGAACACTCTTCAATGGTGAGAGGATTCTCTGCGATCACGTTTTCGCGGCCTCCGATTCGATTAGAGAGTCATGCTTTTTGGACATTTCCAAAGAAGGAGCTCTTCTTCTGTTTGGATTTCCAGAACTCGTGGCAAAGAGCAAGAGAACGCCCGAGAAAATGTTCCGCATACTAGACATGTACAATTCGATCTTCGAGAACTGGCCCGAAATCGAGGCTATATTTTCGTTCGAATCAACCGCCGTCGTACGTACACAAGCTTTCAACTCACTCGTCAAGCTAGCCGAGTTCGTCCGAGCAGTTCTCTCCGACTTCGAAGCTTCCATCCAAAAGGACTCATCGAAGTCGGCTCCGGCGCAAGGCGCCAGCGTCCACCGCCTGACCATTTACGTCATGAACTACCTCTCACTCCTTGCCGACTATAGCAACGTCCTGATCGACATCTTTCGCGACTGGCCACCGCCGATGAATTTCTCCTTACCGGAATCATTCTTCGACAGCTCTGATTCCGAAGATTCTCAAGTACCAGCGATGTCTCTCCGAGTAGCCTGGCTCATCCTCGTCCTCCTCTGCAAACTCGATGGAAAAGCGAAGCAATACGACGATGTTTCGCTCTCGTACCTATTTCTAGCTAATAATCTCCAACACATCATCACCAAAGTCCGTACATCGAATCTCCAGTACCTCTTGGGAGACGAATGGACCGCAAAGCACGAAACAAAAGTCAAACAATTCGCAGCGAGCTACGAACGGCTAGGATGGGGCCACGTAATCGCGGCAATACCGGAGATCAGTAATCCGACGGCCGTGATGACACCGGAGGAAGCGAAGACGGTGTTCCGAAACTTCAACGCGAGCTTTGAAGAAGCTTATCGGAAGCAAAGAGCGAGTGTGGTACCGAACCAGAAACTTCGAGACGAGATCAAGGTTTCGCTGGCGAGAAAGGTCGTTTCGAATTACAGAGAGTTCTACGAAACGCACCGTCTTAGAGTGGGGAATGGGGAAAGAGAAATAAAGAGTTATGTCAAATATACCCCCGAAGATGTGGGGAATTACATATCGGACCTGTTCTTTGGGATGACGGAATCAGAGAGCTCCTCCGCTTCTTCTTCTCCGTCTTCTTCGCCACGGTGGCGGCATTGGCGAATTCGGTGA